In one Grus americana isolate bGruAme1 chromosome 1, bGruAme1.mat, whole genome shotgun sequence genomic region, the following are encoded:
- the RAB30 gene encoding ras-related protein Rab-30 → MSMEDYDFLFKIVLIGNAGVGKTCLVRRFTQGLFPPGQGATIGVDFMIKTVEINGEKVKLQIWDTAGQERFRSITQSYYRSANALILTYDITCEESFRCLPEWLREIEQYASNKVITVLVGNKIDLADKREVSQQRAAEFSEAQDMYYLETSAKESDNVEKLFLDLACRLISEARQNTLVNNVSSPLPGEGKSISYLTCCNFN, encoded by the exons ATGAGTATGGAAGATTatgatttccttttcaaaattgttttaattggcaacGCTGGTGTGGGGAAGACCTGCTTAGTCCGTCGCTTCACTCAG gggCTTTTCCCACCGGGTCAAGGAGCCACGATTGGGGTTGACTTTATGATTAAAACCGTGGAGATAAATGGTGAAAAAGTAAAG CTGCAGATCTGGGACACAGCAGGACAAGAGCGATTCCGGTCCATCACGCAGAGTTACTATCGCAGTGCTAACGCGTTAATCTTGACCTACGACATCACCTGTGAAGAATCCTTCCGGTGCCTCCCCGAGTGGCTGCGAGAAATCGAGCAGTATGCCAGCAATAAGGTCATAACCGTGCTAGTGG GTAATAAGATTGATTTAGCTGATAAGAGGGAAGTCTCCCAGCAAAGAGCTGCAGAGTTTTCCGAAGCACAGGACATGTACTATCTGGAAACCTCGGCAAAAGAATCAGATAATGTGGAAAAACTCTTCCTGGACTTGGCCTGCCGGTTGATCAGCGAGGCCCGACAGAACACCCTTGTGAACAATGTCTCGTCCCCCTTgccaggagaggggaaaagtaTCAGCTACTTGACttgctgtaattttaattaa